The genomic window tatattattgtaattgaattaaattaTAGGCATCTCTAACGCCCAGTTCCACCAACGTGACTTAAGTGAAAATTTGATCTTAAGAAACAATTTTTACTTAAGTCCCGTTGAGTTTCGTTCCAACAACGAAAAATATTTACTTAAGAACAAATATTTTTGCTTAAGCTTAAGTCACCTATTATGACGACTTAAGTAAAAATTTTAACTTGACGCATGCATTGAAATTCATCTTCTGTCATATATTGACAAATAAGTGAGGTTAAATTTCTTCTGTTGATATTACGTTAGGATAACTCGCATTTTTGCGATCTATTTTGATTTATATAttcctattttttgtaaattctaccGTAATATATAGTATAAAGAGTATCATGGTATAAAGTAGTATATCATAGTTTATAGTATATAATATAGTGTAGTGTAGTCTCTTTATCTTTGGTATACACACCattggtttttttattttcaatgatGTCCTTGTATTTGGACACCAAGGAAACCTATTCCCCGTTTTTTGATCAGAAAAGTTtactctttttttaattttttcatattcTTATAAACCATTTCTATACTCtgacaaatcaaaaatattacatacatcaattatattttaaaactagCAACTAAATTAATgctaaactaattagtaattctCAACTAGATTAATTTTAAATGGGCAAATAATTTCGAAAAATACACAAGAACATGACAAGAATCATATACCTAATAacaatttacaataaatattgaAATGACATTTTCTAATGTCTAATGACATTAATGTCAAAAATGGCacaaattttcttcttttttggtgtttttttttttcattaaaaacgAGTCAAAAGGTTAAGAACTTTTGACAATTTGGCAAAGTTGGTATCTCTGATAATTTAAGTTTTTTCTTGGCTAAGTTAAGTAAAAACTTGTATGGTGGAACGcaaatttttactaaaaaatttttttgactaaGCAAAACTTACCTAAGATTTTACTTAGATCACGTTGGTGGAACCGGGCGTGAacgtcgtatgattaaattgtaccaaacagtcaaactttgaaattttgcaaaaactactaattttattcattttgtattatgttgcgcgaccggaagatattaaacaaattaatgtataataagtgcctttatattgattttacatacttttagtagttaacaTACCTACATagttttacatacttttagtataGGAACgtaattaaaaccatctggcctgtttaaaaaaatatgaaaaattaaggattttcacaatttttgccaacttcgatggcattgcgcgaccggaagataaattaataaaaaataataattagtgtttttttcaagtctataccaatggcaacttttgcgcactatagcgatctaaaataaatttttttttcgaaccaccctaataTACAGGCCACCCTGTATATGTCACTAATAAGCTCAGAGGTTGAAGCGactatgtttttaaaaaaaaacaacattgaCAGTTCCAGCCTTCGCCTTCTACTTCTCCGCCTATGTGGTTGGTTCGTTAACCTGACGTCAGCTGATTGGAAAATATAAATAACCACGGATAATAGAATCACAGTAGTATTAACAGCGTTCTTGATTTAGTATTTTCAAGTAAATTGTCGTGAAAACAAGTCAGTTTGTGAAGTTTCTAACAAAATGTCCGAACAACACTTCGATGAGTACGAACACTATAATTTTGAACATGAGAAGCATATGCCAAGCAGCCATAGCGGCAAACAAAGGAGCAAGAAAGAAGCTAGTGAACACACCAACCATTTCGACCCCTCTGGACATTCTAGAAAAATCGCCACCAAATTCATGAACTCAGAAGCCAACAAGAAGAAATCAGCAGTGTGACAGTGCCGAAAAAATAATCAATTGGACTTATTTCTGGGTAAAATCGATTGCGGATTCGAAAATAACATTGTAGAATAAAAAAACTCTCTCTATGAGACAATAAAAACTCTTTTTATATGTGATTGATAGATTGTTAAGGTATTTAAAAAGgttttcttttacttttttcaaTAAATTGTAATGAAATCTATTgattggtttgtttttttttcgacCTACACACAAAATGGTTGTCAACTGCTATAAATAAACTGCCTCGAACTGGTTTTCAAGGTAATTAATATTTTCAAACAAAGACGACATTATCGTTAAGCGTCAAGGATTTTTGCTAACCTTTAGattaattattaatgttttttCATGTTTATCAGTTATAATCTGTTTATTAGCTAAATGAGTGGGTATAACAAGATATTATTGGTGAAATGTCAATAAAATCTTGTTATTGTTGAAACCGTCAATTTTTAATAATCTCgcatttatttttctatttttacatCAAAATACTGTGCAATTGGAAAGAAATGACATAATGATTAcctataattaaatattaattgccttcAAATGAACTGTTTCAGTTTgtgtttttaaacagtttttttttgtatttacagGTGCTTCTGTATGCCAGTAACTCTgccaatatttttattattttttgattaaaTAATAATGACAATACTTtcattttatgaatatttttacaataatttacaatttcagTTTATGtacttttacaatttttttacaaataataaGCATAAAAAGTCTTAAAAGTATAAATATGCTTGTTGATTAAACcacaaaaaaattacatttttaactaatGTTTGACATCGTTTTGAAATCGTTTTCAAAAgggtaattttaaaaattataggaAAATATAAACCAACAAGTTGTTgtaacccacataacaatgatgttcgcatcatgttctaagcatatcctgccaacattcgtcgaagtatatcctttttagtatatgcgtagtacaagcatagcatgtaccataaaaaacattctaaatttcatgttctttgcatgtgcttcgaagaatattcttgcaccgaatatactgagcacattcgtgtacgtagtatctcggaatgttcgtaaaagtttattcttagaatataccttaatcgaatattcttaatatatgcgtaagtatatgcaaaagtatatgcttaacacatacttgtatatacttttaaaatatcttaaaaagaatatactgtatgtacctataggaagaagaataatgttagcctatggattatcaacttcgcgttaagaataattaataaaatttaggtattttggtaggtactactgaactatctaattcatcatttttttaaaccgttttaattgtatggtaaaaaagtttaaaacttaattctattgaagaaaaatgagaaattctcgtttcgttttcaattgaaatgaatacaccattttgatttgagtttataccataaaaatatttttacctataattttcgggaatccggaaacggccattcattgttattctgacccttgcattgcatattttatacctgcacaagggaagggggtagtaacaaaaaggcaaaatatgaaaatagtttccagtacagttaaggcatttatgtctacgctgtGAGGAAGAAGCGACtgtatttctagctacaaggactaaaacattttaagaacataaaaagcagcttgaaaataataaattcatattggtacttcaatatttcctaaatacctagtaagtaaaagtatgtataatgtatatagatacctataaattttagtaatttacatacatattatattatatatttggcacataataactaaatatattacttatattttataatataggctacttacccatataatatttattatacataggtacctatataactaactaaagtttatatattttatacttactttttacgtaatattgtagaatgtaataactatacattctcatatgcaattagaatatgtaaatataatatattagtagaacctaggatgagattgggtgatgttgaaaacatacttctgagaaatatagcacatccttggaatattcttcccatatactaaaaatatgtgcgatagtacattctaagtatatatatagaaggtatatagcacttccttagaatattcttcccatatactaaaaatatgtgccctagtacattctaagtatgtaactagaaggtatatagcacttccttggaatattcttcccatatactaaaaatatgtgcgatagtacattctaagtatatatatagaaggtatatagcacttccttggaatattcttcccatatactaaaaatatgtgccctagtacattctaagtatgtaactagaaggtatatagcacttccttggaatattcttcccatatattaaaaatatgtgcgatagtacattctaagtatataaatagaaggtttatagcacctccttagaatcttctaaaaagtatgttcttggtatatactgaaaagaagtgcggtagtacattctaagtatatacatagaacgtttaagtactgtaatgtagtatatactcagtatatgctctgcacattcacaatggtaattacgcatattctaagtatatactttttctgaaaagtatgttctatgaatctactaagaacatgaaattgttatgtgggaagtAGGTAGGTTATGAAGTAAAAAATTTCATCTGGTTTTCTgtcaaatttttcatttaataaactgtcaatgTACCTACTTTTCCATCTCGTTTTTATATCCTTTTTGTGAAGTAaaaaaatcttttgctttctttgcccGATTTGCTGCTGCTACTTTCGATTTCTTTTTGACGACCGTATGGTTTTGAAGATCTACGTTTGACCTGTTCTTGTCATTATTTATGCAATTATCAttatctcttctcttttattttttcttgaccTTCGTTTGACCTCCACAAGGTCTTTTTActctcaaacttctttcctggcgtttttccaagtatttcaatagcagtatcTGTACTGGTACTGGCCATCTTCTTCTAAATTATAGTAGGACTTCTTACTTTCAAGTTCCAAAAcattttttctactatttttgCCCTAAACTTTCTTCAATATTTTGGTTCTgtttctttttacttcgatgtccagcaAAAGAAACTTaggttgttggcttactgtctcactaactgttaccttgcagtccttacaTTCATGTATTATACCTATATCTTCTTTTCTTGTCATAAGTCTATTTGGAAATAATTTTGTCCACGTTTGTATATAAAAAGATGAGTTTCTCTCTCTGGAAAGAACGTGTTGACAATCTTCAAATctaatgctgttgctaattcaagcatatcatTTGCAGATTCTTTTCTAGTTCCAAAAAATAGTCCTCTACGTATTTCTTGATATCATCATATCCATTAGAATCACCTCTTATTATGactttctcctctgacggaatatcactcagCATGTCCCCTAATTGATCATAGGAAGCTTTTCTTTCACTTTCACCAAGTCCTGCCCGAGGAGAATACACCGGTAAAGGTAAGTAAAAGATATcttgttttttttataagtgtttatGCTATTGTAACGGGGTTGTGGTATAGATAAAGCTTCAACTTCAAGATAATAAACAAGATTTAAGAAATTATTGGTTTGTTTGTAGAGATCTTGTCCCTTAATGTTTGAATAGCACGATAGTGAGTTTCTGTCACACATTCAATTTTCAATGCAGGaaattaaaatactaaatatttattggtttgactttttattaatttttctatattttaatgataaaagTAGTTTTTCTAATTATTACAGGTGTGCCTCTCACGCACGATTTGGATCTAGAGGTGTAAAATGATGGTTACTAGTCCGAAATCGAAGATTTAGATGGCGAAAATGATGTTACTTTTGACGttcaaatgtttaaaaataacacCAATGACAAGGATATTGAAGAAACTGTATTAGATGAAGAACCTGTATTGGATGAAGAACCTGTTCCTTCAACGAGCTCTTCTTCAGCAAAGAGGCTATGGAAATACATGGCATTtcagcaaaaaatgtttgttcTATTTTAGTTAATATGTAATAGCATATTagacaattataaaaataatttttatttggccCTAATGGTGTTttatgtttaataaaaatgaattttttcataCACTTACGATCCTGCATTCATAGAACATAAGCCCAGAGCGCACGAACGTGACATGTCATTTGTGACAGATTCaaacaatgaatttttttttctgcattttttacacCTTTTTTAGATACCGTATATCGTATTTATTCAAAGGGAAACTTCATTTTCACTCAAAAAAAATTCAGCCCTGAAAGGGCTATTCTTGATGTTATTTTTCCCTATACACCagaatttgtatccttcacctagtccCTTCGCCATTTATTTGTCCTTTCCAACTAATCTCTTGAATGCAAGTTTGTACTCTCCTTCTGATAAGCGCATCTACTGACTCCACACTCTTACCTCCAAGATCCTATCCTAATTTTTGTAGCCTGCAATGGCGTTCCTCCTGAAATacctctctcttgtcgtttccccattactgaggatcgtgatttcttccaatatttctAAATTCCTGAATTCCTGAAATTTCTAAATTCCTGAAATAGTCCTCATTCGGAAATCCGAAAGAAGACTCAGTTTGCTTCCAGAGTAGTTGATCTCAGAAGATGCCCACCATTTCagtataatttttattatattggaGAAAGTTCTTGTCATTTTTATGGCCTGAAAATATTTTGAAACGTTTTATGACTGAATGCCTTTATGCCTTGAAATATATACGTACATTTCCATCTAATCTCATACCCTTGTTCTTGCTGATTATGATTATTATCATATCGTATCCTTATTATTTCAGAAATGGGCTACTTTATCTCCATTAAAAAGGGAAACAAAGAAGACCCCAATAATCATTATAAGAACCTCTATAAAATAGATTATAGAAAAAACAATAGCACTTAACGTTAAATTGCACATTGTATTCGTGAACCTTTGAAAGGCCTTTGGTAGTATCCCCGTCAACAACCTTTGGAAAGCAATGGAAAATCATGGAGTAGATAaaacaaatcactagattaaataaagaaaatcagactgaagaaataaagagaagaataagattggcctgggcatcattcggaaaactgtcggaaaagaacagaaaatacccgcaatacctaaaaacaagagtcttcaatc from Diabrotica virgifera virgifera chromosome 5, PGI_DIABVI_V3a includes these protein-coding regions:
- the LOC126884800 gene encoding nuclear protein 1, which encodes MSEQHFDEYEHYNFEHEKHMPSSHSGKQRSKKEASEHTNHFDPSGHSRKIATKFMNSEANKKKSAV